A portion of the Musa acuminata AAA Group cultivar baxijiao chromosome BXJ1-1, Cavendish_Baxijiao_AAA, whole genome shotgun sequence genome contains these proteins:
- the LOC135615838 gene encoding uncharacterized protein LOC135615838 isoform X5 has product MLMCLQELLKKCHFGSVNQMVVVLKKIVTGAMLSHSEASEEFREGIIRCFRAMLLNLQPCSVSSCSCKQMVIMPTSKSIDGAIVHHNTLSRNCVESLECLLAFLQAQNASAAVGHWLSLLLQAAELEALRGHRGSANLRKEAILTFRVLAHVVYLIMKFSQALEAQEI; this is encoded by the exons ATGCTAATGTGCCTACAAGAACTTTTAAAGAAATGCCATTTTGGGTCTGTGAATCAG ATGGTTGTGGTGCTAAAGAAAATTGTCACAGGAGCTATGCTTTCACATTCTGAGGCATCAGAAGAATTTCGTGAAGGAATAATAAGATGCTTTAGGGCGATGCTTCTCAATTTACAACCTTGCTCTGTTAGTTCCTGTTCATGCAAGCAAATGGTTATCATGCCTACATCCAAATCTATTGATGGTGCTATTGTGCATCATAATACTCTCTCGAGGAATTGCGTAGAATCGCTAGAATGTTTGCTAGCATTTCTCCAAGCTCAAAATGCTTCAGCTGCAGTAGGGCATTGGCTATCACTTCTTCTCCAA GCTGCTGAACTTGAGGCACTAAGAGGACACCGTGGAAGTGCAAATCTCCGGAAAGAGGCAATTCTTACCTTTCGAGTCCTTGCACACGTTGTATACTTGATTATGAAGTTTTCACAAGCTCTCGAGGCTCAG
- the LOC135615838 gene encoding uncharacterized protein LOC135615838 isoform X4 → MLMCLQELLKKCHFGSVNQMVVVLKKIVTGAMLSHSEASEEFREGIIRCFRAMLLNLQPCSVSSCSCKQMVIMPTSKSIDGAIVHHNTLSRNCVESLECLLAFLQAQNASAAVGHWLSLLLQAAELEALRGHRGSANLRKEAILTFRVLAHVVYLIMKFSQALEAQEKRV, encoded by the exons ATGCTAATGTGCCTACAAGAACTTTTAAAGAAATGCCATTTTGGGTCTGTGAATCAG ATGGTTGTGGTGCTAAAGAAAATTGTCACAGGAGCTATGCTTTCACATTCTGAGGCATCAGAAGAATTTCGTGAAGGAATAATAAGATGCTTTAGGGCGATGCTTCTCAATTTACAACCTTGCTCTGTTAGTTCCTGTTCATGCAAGCAAATGGTTATCATGCCTACATCCAAATCTATTGATGGTGCTATTGTGCATCATAATACTCTCTCGAGGAATTGCGTAGAATCGCTAGAATGTTTGCTAGCATTTCTCCAAGCTCAAAATGCTTCAGCTGCAGTAGGGCATTGGCTATCACTTCTTCTCCAA GCTGCTGAACTTGAGGCACTAAGAGGACACCGTGGAAGTGCAAATCTCCGGAAAGAGGCAATTCTTACCTTTCGAGTCCTTGCACACGTTGTATACTTGATTATGAAGTTTTCACAAGCTCTCGAGGCTCAG